Proteins found in one Choloepus didactylus isolate mChoDid1 chromosome 25, mChoDid1.pri, whole genome shotgun sequence genomic segment:
- the LOC119520540 gene encoding zinc finger protein 596-like isoform X1: MFLSISTECLLLRLRVEIRGRPLVAELLTMQTLESVTFSDVSIDFDAEEWALMDKTQRNLFRHVMLEVISHLVSVGYQLCKSEVVSQLEQGEELWREGLGFLQGQSTSRQKDDREEEMITMPHICNKEKYTIQPKQISTIGEDPFVSNHLGEDLIHSTLTDMETEPYVNEHSQKAISYQSFFTGHKQIQSGHNLHDYHPCVKALRNISVPRQYERTCTGEKSHVCHLCGKYFSQCCNLKEHERTHTRETAYICHHCGKIFTYSSKLRDHVRTHTGEKPYVCKVCGKSFSQHGNLRQHERTHTGEKPYICHLCGKSFNQSGHLRQHERTHNVEKPYICQLCGKSFSLSEKFRQHERTHIGEKPYACKVCGKSFSRCGSLRIHERIHTGEKPYVCHLCWKSFQVISKLRQHERTHTGEKPYVCNLCGKAFHVSSKLRLHERTHTGEKPYVCHLCGKSFSQCGSLREHERIHTGEKPYDCYQCGKSFRHCSSLRGHERTHSGEKPYICHLCGKSFHQSCKLRQHERTHTG, from the exons ATGTTCTTATCTATAAG cACTGAATGTTTATTGCTCAGACTGAGAGTGGAAATCAGAGGAAGACCGTTGGTGGCAGAACTATTGACAATGCAAACACTG gaatcagtgaccttcagTGATGTATCTATAGACTTTGATGCAGAAGAGTGGGCCTTGATGGATAAAACCCAGAGAAACCTGTTCAGACATGTTATGCTAGAGGTTATCAGTCATCTGGTGTCAGTAG GGTATCAGCTCTGCAAATCAGAAGTGGTTTCCCAGTTGGAACAAGGAGAGGAACTGTGGAGGGAAGGATTAGGATTTCTCCAAGGACAGAGTACAA GCAGACAGAAAGACGATagagaagaagaaatgataaccatGCCACATATCTGCAATAAGGAGAAATATACCATCCAGCCAAAG CAGATTTCTACTATTGGAGAGGATCCATTTGTGAGTAATCATTTGGGAGAAGATTTAATTCACTCCACATTGACTGACATGGAAACAGAGCCCTATGTAAATGAACATTCTCAAAAAGCTATCAGTTATCAGTCATTCTTTACTGGACATAAGCAAATTCAATCTGGACATAATTTGCATGATTATCATCCATGTGTAAAAGCCTTGAGAAATATTTCTGTCCCTAGACAGTATGAGAGAACTTGCACTGGAGAGAAATCacatgtctgccatctatgtgggaaatatTTCAGTCAATGTTGTAACCTTAaggaacatgagagaactcacactagGGAGACAGCATATATCTGCCATCATTGTGGGAAAATCTTCACTTATAGTTCAAAGCTCAGAGACCAtgtgagaactcacactggggagaaaccatatgtctgcaaggtatgtgggaaatctttcagtcaacatggtaaccttaggcaacatgagagaactcacactggggagaaaccatacatctgccatctatgtgggaaatccttcaatcAAAGTGGtcaccttaggcaacatgagagaactcacaatgtggagaaaccatacatctgccagctatgtgggaaatccttcagtctaAGTGAAAAgtttaggcaacatgagagaactcacattgGGGAAAAACCATATGCCTGCAAAGtttgtgggaaatccttcagtcggTGTGGTAGCCTTAGGATACATGAGAggattcacactggggagaaaccatatgtctgccattTATGTTGGAAATCCTTTCAAGTAATTTCtaaacttaggcaacatgagagaactcacacaggggagaaaccatatgtctgcaatttgtgtgggaaagccttccatGTAAGTTCTAAACTTAGGctacatgagagaactcacacaggggagaaaccatatgtctgccatctgtgtgggaaatccttcagtcagtGTGGTAGCCTGAGggaacatgagagaattcacactggggagaaaccatatgacTGCTAtcaatgtgggaaatccttccgtCATTGTAGTAGCCTGAGgggacatgagagaactcactctggggagaaaccatatatctgccatttgtgtgggaaatccttccatcAGAGTTGtaaacttaggcaacatgagagaactcacactggataG
- the LOC119520540 gene encoding zinc finger protein 596-like isoform X2, with translation MSTECLLLRLRVEIRGRPLVAELLTMQTLESVTFSDVSIDFDAEEWALMDKTQRNLFRHVMLEVISHLVSVGYQLCKSEVVSQLEQGEELWREGLGFLQGQSTSRQKDDREEEMITMPHICNKEKYTIQPKQQISTIGEDPFVSNHLGEDLIHSTLTDMETEPYVNEHSQKAISYQSFFTGHKQIQSGHNLHDYHPCVKALRNISVPRQYERTCTGEKSHVCHLCGKYFSQCCNLKEHERTHTRETAYICHHCGKIFTYSSKLRDHVRTHTGEKPYVCKVCGKSFSQHGNLRQHERTHTGEKPYICHLCGKSFNQSGHLRQHERTHNVEKPYICQLCGKSFSLSEKFRQHERTHIGEKPYACKVCGKSFSRCGSLRIHERIHTGEKPYVCHLCWKSFQVISKLRQHERTHTGEKPYVCNLCGKAFHVSSKLRLHERTHTGEKPYVCHLCGKSFSQCGSLREHERIHTGEKPYDCYQCGKSFRHCSSLRGHERTHSGEKPYICHLCGKSFHQSCKLRQHERTHTG, from the exons cACTGAATGTTTATTGCTCAGACTGAGAGTGGAAATCAGAGGAAGACCGTTGGTGGCAGAACTATTGACAATGCAAACACTG gaatcagtgaccttcagTGATGTATCTATAGACTTTGATGCAGAAGAGTGGGCCTTGATGGATAAAACCCAGAGAAACCTGTTCAGACATGTTATGCTAGAGGTTATCAGTCATCTGGTGTCAGTAG GGTATCAGCTCTGCAAATCAGAAGTGGTTTCCCAGTTGGAACAAGGAGAGGAACTGTGGAGGGAAGGATTAGGATTTCTCCAAGGACAGAGTACAA GCAGACAGAAAGACGATagagaagaagaaatgataaccatGCCACATATCTGCAATAAGGAGAAATATACCATCCAGCCAAAG CAGCAGATTTCTACTATTGGAGAGGATCCATTTGTGAGTAATCATTTGGGAGAAGATTTAATTCACTCCACATTGACTGACATGGAAACAGAGCCCTATGTAAATGAACATTCTCAAAAAGCTATCAGTTATCAGTCATTCTTTACTGGACATAAGCAAATTCAATCTGGACATAATTTGCATGATTATCATCCATGTGTAAAAGCCTTGAGAAATATTTCTGTCCCTAGACAGTATGAGAGAACTTGCACTGGAGAGAAATCacatgtctgccatctatgtgggaaatatTTCAGTCAATGTTGTAACCTTAaggaacatgagagaactcacactagGGAGACAGCATATATCTGCCATCATTGTGGGAAAATCTTCACTTATAGTTCAAAGCTCAGAGACCAtgtgagaactcacactggggagaaaccatatgtctgcaaggtatgtgggaaatctttcagtcaacatggtaaccttaggcaacatgagagaactcacactggggagaaaccatacatctgccatctatgtgggaaatccttcaatcAAAGTGGtcaccttaggcaacatgagagaactcacaatgtggagaaaccatacatctgccagctatgtgggaaatccttcagtctaAGTGAAAAgtttaggcaacatgagagaactcacattgGGGAAAAACCATATGCCTGCAAAGtttgtgggaaatccttcagtcggTGTGGTAGCCTTAGGATACATGAGAggattcacactggggagaaaccatatgtctgccattTATGTTGGAAATCCTTTCAAGTAATTTCtaaacttaggcaacatgagagaactcacacaggggagaaaccatatgtctgcaatttgtgtgggaaagccttccatGTAAGTTCTAAACTTAGGctacatgagagaactcacacaggggagaaaccatatgtctgccatctgtgtgggaaatccttcagtcagtGTGGTAGCCTGAGggaacatgagagaattcacactggggagaaaccatatgacTGCTAtcaatgtgggaaatccttccgtCATTGTAGTAGCCTGAGgggacatgagagaactcactctggggagaaaccatatatctgccatttgtgtgggaaatccttccatcAGAGTTGtaaacttaggcaacatgagagaactcacactggataG
- the LOC119520540 gene encoding zinc finger protein 596-like isoform X3: MQTLESVTFSDVSIDFDAEEWALMDKTQRNLFRHVMLEVISHLVSVGYQLCKSEVVSQLEQGEELWREGLGFLQGQSTSRQKDDREEEMITMPHICNKEKYTIQPKQQISTIGEDPFVSNHLGEDLIHSTLTDMETEPYVNEHSQKAISYQSFFTGHKQIQSGHNLHDYHPCVKALRNISVPRQYERTCTGEKSHVCHLCGKYFSQCCNLKEHERTHTRETAYICHHCGKIFTYSSKLRDHVRTHTGEKPYVCKVCGKSFSQHGNLRQHERTHTGEKPYICHLCGKSFNQSGHLRQHERTHNVEKPYICQLCGKSFSLSEKFRQHERTHIGEKPYACKVCGKSFSRCGSLRIHERIHTGEKPYVCHLCWKSFQVISKLRQHERTHTGEKPYVCNLCGKAFHVSSKLRLHERTHTGEKPYVCHLCGKSFSQCGSLREHERIHTGEKPYDCYQCGKSFRHCSSLRGHERTHSGEKPYICHLCGKSFHQSCKLRQHERTHTG, translated from the exons ATGCAAACACTG gaatcagtgaccttcagTGATGTATCTATAGACTTTGATGCAGAAGAGTGGGCCTTGATGGATAAAACCCAGAGAAACCTGTTCAGACATGTTATGCTAGAGGTTATCAGTCATCTGGTGTCAGTAG GGTATCAGCTCTGCAAATCAGAAGTGGTTTCCCAGTTGGAACAAGGAGAGGAACTGTGGAGGGAAGGATTAGGATTTCTCCAAGGACAGAGTACAA GCAGACAGAAAGACGATagagaagaagaaatgataaccatGCCACATATCTGCAATAAGGAGAAATATACCATCCAGCCAAAG CAGCAGATTTCTACTATTGGAGAGGATCCATTTGTGAGTAATCATTTGGGAGAAGATTTAATTCACTCCACATTGACTGACATGGAAACAGAGCCCTATGTAAATGAACATTCTCAAAAAGCTATCAGTTATCAGTCATTCTTTACTGGACATAAGCAAATTCAATCTGGACATAATTTGCATGATTATCATCCATGTGTAAAAGCCTTGAGAAATATTTCTGTCCCTAGACAGTATGAGAGAACTTGCACTGGAGAGAAATCacatgtctgccatctatgtgggaaatatTTCAGTCAATGTTGTAACCTTAaggaacatgagagaactcacactagGGAGACAGCATATATCTGCCATCATTGTGGGAAAATCTTCACTTATAGTTCAAAGCTCAGAGACCAtgtgagaactcacactggggagaaaccatatgtctgcaaggtatgtgggaaatctttcagtcaacatggtaaccttaggcaacatgagagaactcacactggggagaaaccatacatctgccatctatgtgggaaatccttcaatcAAAGTGGtcaccttaggcaacatgagagaactcacaatgtggagaaaccatacatctgccagctatgtgggaaatccttcagtctaAGTGAAAAgtttaggcaacatgagagaactcacattgGGGAAAAACCATATGCCTGCAAAGtttgtgggaaatccttcagtcggTGTGGTAGCCTTAGGATACATGAGAggattcacactggggagaaaccatatgtctgccattTATGTTGGAAATCCTTTCAAGTAATTTCtaaacttaggcaacatgagagaactcacacaggggagaaaccatatgtctgcaatttgtgtgggaaagccttccatGTAAGTTCTAAACTTAGGctacatgagagaactcacacaggggagaaaccatatgtctgccatctgtgtgggaaatccttcagtcagtGTGGTAGCCTGAGggaacatgagagaattcacactggggagaaaccatatgacTGCTAtcaatgtgggaaatccttccgtCATTGTAGTAGCCTGAGgggacatgagagaactcactctggggagaaaccatatatctgccatttgtgtgggaaatccttccatcAGAGTTGtaaacttaggcaacatgagagaactcacactggataG